The following are from one region of the Phormidium sp. PBR-2020 genome:
- a CDS encoding DUF3007 family protein, which translates to MRRIDALAIGFGVFIAGGAAYLVLQQVGLDSASAGIWSQVLLISGLIGWVATYLFRFATSNMTYHQQLRDYTQSVIEKRWETMTPEERDRLLASLDELESSPETSPESSSPETSSPQSSSHPSE; encoded by the coding sequence ATGCGACGAATTGATGCACTTGCGATCGGGTTTGGTGTCTTTATAGCTGGAGGCGCCGCCTATCTGGTTCTGCAACAGGTGGGGCTAGATTCAGCGTCGGCGGGAATCTGGAGTCAAGTGCTTCTCATTTCGGGGCTAATTGGCTGGGTGGCGACGTATCTGTTTCGTTTCGCCACCAGCAATATGACCTATCATCAGCAACTTCGGGACTATACCCAGTCGGTGATTGAGAAACGCTGGGAAACCATGACGCCTGAAGAACGCGATCGCCTCCTGGCAAGTCTTGATGAGTTAGAGTCGTCTCCCGAGACTTCCCCAGAGTCATCGTCTCCCGAGACATCATCTCCCCAATCGTCTTCCCATCCTTCTGAATAA
- the ndhL gene encoding NAD(P)H-quinone oxidoreductase subunit L has product MSLTPELLALALYLGLAGTYLLVVPLGIYFYLQNRWYVAGSIERFIMYFFVFMFFPGMIIWGLFLNFRPQKRELNL; this is encoded by the coding sequence ATTTCGCTGACCCCAGAACTGCTTGCCCTCGCCTTGTATCTCGGTTTAGCCGGAACCTATCTACTCGTGGTTCCCCTGGGAATCTATTTTTATCTCCAGAACCGCTGGTATGTGGCCGGCTCAATCGAACGGTTTATCATGTACTTCTTTGTCTTCATGTTCTTCCCAGGGATGATTATCTGGGGGCTGTTCCTCAACTTCCGTCCCCAAAAGCGTGAACTCAATCTTTAA